The uncultured Roseibium sp. DNA segment GAAGATGCGCGCCGGACCGGTGAATTTCAGGATCGACTCGTCGACGCCCGCGGTCTTCACGATGCAACCGTCCTCGGCAATGTTGCCGAACAGCACTGCCAGACCGCCGTCCTTGGAATAGGCATGGTCCGCATTGCGAATGACGCCGTTTTCCCGGTCGAGATCGAGATCATCCCAGCGGCGATCCTGGGAAAACGCCACCTGGCTGGGCACGCCGCCCGGAGCGGCACGGTAGAAGTCATGCACGCTTTCGGAATTGGTCTGCGTGACGTCCCAGCGGGCCAGCGCCTCCTTCATGGATTTGGAGTGGATCGTGGGCACGGTGCTGTCGATCAGGCCTGCCCGGTCAAGCTCGCCGAGAATGCCGAAGATCCCGCCGGCGCGGTGAATGTCTTCCATGTGAACATTGGCAACCGACGGCGCGACCTTGCACAGGACAGGCACCTGGCGCGACAAGCGATCGATATCGCTGATGGTGAAGCCGACTTCGCCCTCAAAGGACGCCGCCAGCAGGTGCAGCACCGTGTTGGTGGAGCCGCCCATGGAGATGTCGAGGGTCATGGCGTTCTCGAACGCCTTGAAAGTGGCGATGTTACGCGGCAGGACGCTTTCGTCGTTCTGCTCGTAATAGCGCTTGGCCAGATCGACGATCAGGTGTCCTGCCTCGACGAACAGCCGTTCGCGATCGGCGTGGGTGGCAAGTGCCGAGCCGTTGCCCGGCAGCGCCAGACCGAGGGCTTCGGTCAGACAGTTCATGGAGTTGGCGGTGAACATGCCCGAGCACGATCCGCAGGTCGGACACGCGTTCTGCTCCATCGTCAGGACGTCGGCATCCGACATGTTGTCGTCGGCAGCCGCGATCATGGCGTCGATCAGGTCGATCGACTTCGCCTCGCCGTTCTCGAGAACGACCTTGCCGGCCTCCATCGGACCGCCGGAGACGAAGACAACCGGAATGTTGAGCCGCATGGCGGCGTTCAGCATGCCGGGCGTGATCTTGTCGCAGTTGGAAATGCACACCAGCGCATCGGCGCAATGGCCGTTGACCATGTATTCGACCGCGTCGGCAATCACTTCGCGCGAAGGCAGCGAATAGAGCATGCCGTCGTGGCCCATGGCGATGCCGTCGTCGACCGCAATCGTGTTGAATTCCTTGGCGACGCCGCCGGCCTTTTCAACCTCGCGGGCGACCAGCTGGCCGAGGTCCTTCAGGTGTACGTGCCCCGGCACGAACTGAGTAAAGGAGTTGGCAATGGCGATGATCGGCTTGCCGAAGTCGCCATCCTTCATGCCGGTTGCGCGCCACAATCCGCGCGCACCGGCCATATTGCGTCCATGGGTCGACGTTCTTGAACGATACGGGGGCATCTTTCCGTCCTTCTTGGTCTTTGTTCCGGAGGTTCGAATATCCGGTCCGGCCACTCTCCCTCGGAATTTCTCCGCCGCAGCCTTTCTTAGGCACCGTTTTGTCAGCTTTTTGACCGGAACGAAAGGGCGGATTGGTTAAAAACAGTACGCTGCGGTACGGCTCCTGACGTTAGGCACTTCCAGAAACTCGGATTTCGGCGCGGACACTTCGATATCGACTGTTTCACTAGGCAAATCCGACAAGTTCGTAGCAGTTTGTTAAGAGACGATTCATCATAATTCCTCGGCAATTTGCTCAAGGCTCTCAACTTATGCACCTCGACACTCCGACGCTTTTTGCGGCGATTACAGTCGCCTATTACACCGGAGCGCTCGTGATGGGGATCATGGCCTTCGCCCTGCGGTCCCTGCCGAAACACATCCGGTTCGGCTGGGCCGGATGGTCGGTTGCCATGCTGTTATCGGGAACCTGCGCTTCCCTGGTAGGGCTGCGCGGAACAGTACCCGACTTCGTCAGCATCGCCGTCGCAAATGCCCTGATGATTTTCGGTTTCGGTATCCGCCCCAACGCTCTCAGCCTCTTGAACGCGGAACGGCTTCGTTATCCGTGGCTGCCGTTTGCAGCGACCTTTGGATGGATTGTCCTTTATCAGGTTCCCTGGTTCCGCGACGATCTGATCCTGCGGGTCTTGTACGTCAACATCTTCAGCATTCTTGCTATGGCGCTCTGCATCCGGGAATGCTGGTTTCAGCACAAGGCGCAATTCATCAGCTCGTGGTTTCTGATCGGCGTTTTCGGCATCGATATCATGATCCGCCTCAACATGATCATGATGCACCTCACGATACATTTTCCGAACTTCAAGGACGCCTTCCAGACCACGTCCCTGCAATTCGGTATGGTCGCACTCCTCGTTGCGGTCGTTTTCAAGATTGTCGGGCTGGGCATCGCGGTCTTCGAGAAAATGAAAGGGCAATACCAGGAGCAGGCCCTCGTGGACGCCCTGACCGGGCTGCCTAACCGTCGCGCCTTTGAAACGTCGACCCAGGGCAAGCTCGACGCCATGAAACCGGATGCGATGGCCTACGCTCTTGTAACACTGGAAATCGACGGCTTGCAGACCAAGAACGACCGGTTCGGCCACTCGATGGGCGAGGCGTTGATGCGACTGCTGGGGCGTATTTGCCTGGAGACGGCGCCAAGCCGCGCGCAGGTCGGCCTCATCCGGCAAAACCAGATTGCCTTGTTCGTACCGGATACGGATCAGACCGAAGCCAGTGCGATCGCCAAGAGGATCAGCCGGACCCTGACCGTGGAAAGCGAGCGCGCGGCGGGCAAAAAACTGACTGTGACCCTCAGTTGCGGCATTTTCTGCGGAGATGCGACGACCGCGTTCGACCGGGCTCTCGAAGTCGCCGATCATTGCCTCAGCAAGTCAAGGGCCCACGGCGGCAACCAGATTGTCGCAAATAACGGGCAGGAATCGGGACCGCTCGTTCCGGAAATCGTCCTGTCGCCGTTCGCGACCCGGCAACAGGCATCGGCGTAGGACTTGCTTTGCAAAACAGACTGAAACGGCCGGGCGGAGGAGGCTTTCCGCGCCGGCCGTTTGTCGAGCTGCGCCTGCCCTCGGGCTCCGGGAGAAACCGTGGCGGAGGCAGGCACAGCGGGGCTCATCATTCCCGAATTCAGGCGGCTCTGGTTTCCTGCAAAGTCGGATAATCGGTGTAGCCCTCCCGGCCACCACCGTAGAATGTCGACTGATCCCACTCGTTCAGCGGCGCATTCGCTTCCAGCCGTTCCACCAGATCCGGATTGGAAATAAAGAGCTTGCCGAAGGCGACCAGGTCGACCTTACCGGTCTCCACCGCCTCGATGGCCATGTCCCGGGTGTAGCCGTTGTTGCCCATGCGGACGCCCTTGAACCTGCCGTAAAGCGCTTCCAGGCTTGCCCCTTCCGGGAGATCCCGCGGACCACCGGTCTGGCCTTCGACCAGATGCAGGTAGGCCAGACCGTAGCCGTTGACGATATCAATCGCATGGCCGAAAAGCGCCATCGGATCGCTGTCGGAGATGTCGTTGGCCGAGGAGAACGGGCTGAAACGGATGCCGGTTCGGTCGGCGCCAATTTCGGAGACAACAGCTTCAAGGACCTCATTCAGGAACCGCGTCCGGTTCTCGATCGAACCACCATAGGCATCCGTGCGCTTGTTGGAACTGTCGCGCAGAAACTGATCGATCAGATAGCCGTTCGCCGCATGGATCTCGACGCCGTCGAAGCCGGCCCTGATCGCGTTGGCCGCGGCCTTGCGGTAATCTTCGACAATTCCCGGAATTTCATCGATCTCCAAGGCGCGCGGGGTCGGCGTCTCGACGAAACCCGTGCCGTCGAAGGTCCGGGAATTCGCGGCAAGCGCGGACGGGGCGACAGGGGCCTCCCCGTTCGGCTGAAGCGAGCCGTGGGAGATCCGGCCGACATGCCAGATCTGGACAACGATCCGGCCGCCTTTGGCATGAACCGCATCGGTCACCTTCTTCCAGCCCTCGATCTGTGCATCGGAATGAATACCCGGTGTCCAGGCATAGCCCTTCCCCTGGGGCGAGATCTGCGAGCCTTCGGTCACGATCAGGCCGGCGCCGGCGCGCTGGGAATAATAGTCCACGTGGATGTCATAGGGCGCGTCGTCTTCCGGCCTTGACCGGTTGCGGGTCAAGGGCGCCATGACGATCCGGTTCTTCAACTCGATGGCACCGGCTTTCAGGGGTGTAAACAACTTCGCTTCGCTCATTTCGCTCTCCTCGGAGGCTTTTGAATTTACGGACCAAACAGTCCAAAAATAGCCGCACCACTGACCGGGATCGGTGCTGCGGCGGATATTCCGCCCTTTAAGGTTATGTGGCCAGGATCGTCCTCGCCGCCTCAAGGGCCGTGGCAATGCTTTCCGGCGGCATGCCGGACTTTCGAAGGGTCAGGGTTCCGATGGCAAGCGCTGCAAGCGCACGGGCCTTGTCCCGCGCCACTTCCGGATTGTCGGGGCTCAGGGCTTTTGCAAACAGCTCCTCGATCCGCTCCAGATGACGGCGGCCGAGTTCGGCAACCTCCTCGTGGTGCGGCGCCAGCTCGGTAATACAGTTGACCAGCATGCATCCGCGCGGTCCGCCCGACGAACCGGACAGCGCATCCAGCATGGCCTTGACCGCCTGGTCACGCGGCCCCTTGGCAAGTTGTTCCAGTGCCTGGAGTGCTGCATGGGAATAACTCTGGAGCACGGCAATCAGAACGCCCTGCTTGGAACCGAAGGCGGAATAGAAACTCGATCGGGACAGTCCCATCGCCGCCGTCAGATCGTCGACAGACGTCGCCTCGTAGCCCTGTCGCCAGAACACCTGAAGCGCCTTGTCCAGCACCTCGGCCTCATCATAACAGCGCGGCCGTCCGGGGCCTGGATGGCCCTTGGGACCGCCCTTTACGGAGGACATGCTTTGGGTGTGGTCTCGAGTCATGACTTGGATATTGGACTGCCCGGTTCGTTATTCAATAGAGCAAATTATTATTTTGGACCGGACATTCCGAATTCCGAACATCCGCGGACGACCACCCCCGGTCAGGGCCGTCCGGCCTAGACGGACTGGATCACGCCTGCGAAAACGCCTAAAGTCTCATGAATTGGCCAAAGCGGGGGCGTTTCCGGTCCTTTTTCATTGTTTATTCCGCATATCAGGCAAGCCTTATGGACGACGACACCCTCACGCCAGAAGACAAGGCGGAACTCTCCGAAGCGGCGGCCAAGCGCCTCGAATTCAGCACCGTCACCATCGGGCTGATCCTGTTCATGATCGGGATCGCGGTCGGCTTCCCACTCGCGGTGATCGGCACATCCTTTCTGACAGAAAACGCCGGCATCCTGGTTTCGATCATACTGACGCTCGCAGGGGTGATCGCCCTCCTGGGCACGCTGATCCTGCTGTTCCGCCGCCGGATCCTGCAATTTCTGTTCAATGTCTCCGCGACCCAGCTCGAACTGTTTTCCCGGCCTTTGTCGGAAACCGCCCGCAGCATCATGGACAAGAATCCGGCGAGCGCCATCAACTCGGCAGAGGAGCTGACCCGCCTTTTGCTGGCGCGCTGGACCTGGATTTCCACCCGCCGCTGGCTCATCGGTTCGCTGACCGGACTGATCGCATCCCTGGCCGCCCTGGCCGGGACAGCGCTCCTGTTCCGCCAGAACGAACTCATCGCCATCCAGACGACCCGGCTGGAACAGCAGAACGACCTCCTTGTCACCCAGATCGAACTCGGCGAGGCCCAGCGCACCGCCGGCATCGTGCAGGGGCTTCTGGAAATCGGCGACAAGCTATCCCAGGAAACCGAGGCCCTGAAAAACGACGGCCGCCCTGGGGCTTTCTTCAAGCTGGACGAACTGACCAACGGCATCCGGGCGCGCATCATCGCGGCGACCCAATCGGCCCGGCCCTACCGCTATCTGCAAACCTCGCTCGTCAACGCGAACGACACCAACGCGCTCAACATGCTCGCGATGTCCCGGCGTCCTGAAATCCTGCGCAACCCGGAGCTGGTTGCCGAGCTTGCGGGGCGCCGGAACCGCGGGATCCTGCGAGAGTATCCGGTCAGCCCGGAGCGCGGAGTGATCCTGTCCATGCTCTACAGCGCCGGTATCCTGGAAACGGAACTCCTGAGCTTTTTCGGTGCGGATTTCTCCTATTCGGAAGTCGCGATCGACACCTTGAACCTGATGACCTTCCGCTTTGCCCGGCTGCGGTTTTCGAGTTTCGAGCACATGGCGCTCAATTCCGTGACCTTCGGCGGGGCCAGCCTCGACAAGGCCCGGTTTCGTAACTCCGTGCTGACGAAATGCGATTTTTCCTCGATCCCCAGCGACAAGGTGGAACCGCCTTACAGGGGCGATCCCGGCATGGCCTACATGCCCACGACCATGGCCGGCGTCGACTTTACCGACGCCGTCGTGCTCGACGCCGATTTCACCAACGTCCACGCCCTTGCCATGAACTTCGATGGGGCCCTGGTCTCAAACACCACATTCAACGGTGCCGACATCGGCGGAAGCACCTTTCGGAACGCGATCCTCGTCTCCCCTGATTTCACAGGCGCAGGCCTGCAGTCGGTCGACTTCGACGGCGCTATCGTCTTCGGCGCGGATTTCCTGGAAAAGGCCATGTCCCAGGCCCAGGAAGGCACCTTCAAACCGGAACGGTTCGAAATGGCGGAAATCACCTTCGGAGAAGTAGAAACCCATCCGCGCGCCGTCCAGATCTTCTCTGTGCCGGAGGAGCTGATTTCGGGTCAGAAACCCTTCAGAATCAAACGGGTCAAACCCTTCGGCGAATGATGTTCCGCCGAACTGGAAATTCACTGCAAGGGTTACATTTTGGACCGATCATTCCTATTTTAAATTCATCACGCATCACGCATTGGTGAACTTCGAATGATCCCCTTTTCCGTTCTCGACCTATCCCCCGTTCCACAAGGCCACACCGTCCGTCAGGCGCTTGCCAATACGAAGGACCTCGCACAACACGCGGAAAGCTGGGGCTACAAGCGCTACTGGCTTGCCGAACACCACAATATGCTTGGGATCGCCAGTGCGGCCACGTCCGTCCTGATCGGCCATGTTGCCGGTGCGACCTCGACCATCCGGGTCGGCTCCGGTGGCGTCATGCTGCCGAACCATGCGCCGCTCATGATTGCCGAACAGTTCGGCACGCTGGCCGAACTCTATCCGGACCGGATCGATCTCGGCCTCGGCCGCGCGCCCGGCACCGATATGCTGACCGCTCGCGCCCTGCGCCGGAACATGGACCAGACGGACACATTCCCGCAGGACGTCATGGAACTGATCGGCTATCTGGACGATCCGGTGGAAGGCGCGAAGATCCGAGCGGTTCCAGGCATGGGCACCAAGGTGCCAGTCTGGATCCTGGGGTCCAGCCTCTACGGCGCGGAGATGGCGGCCTATTACGGCCTGCCTTATGCCTTCGCC contains these protein-coding regions:
- the ilvD gene encoding dihydroxy-acid dehydratase — translated: MPPYRSRTSTHGRNMAGARGLWRATGMKDGDFGKPIIAIANSFTQFVPGHVHLKDLGQLVAREVEKAGGVAKEFNTIAVDDGIAMGHDGMLYSLPSREVIADAVEYMVNGHCADALVCISNCDKITPGMLNAAMRLNIPVVFVSGGPMEAGKVVLENGEAKSIDLIDAMIAAADDNMSDADVLTMEQNACPTCGSCSGMFTANSMNCLTEALGLALPGNGSALATHADRERLFVEAGHLIVDLAKRYYEQNDESVLPRNIATFKAFENAMTLDISMGGSTNTVLHLLAASFEGEVGFTISDIDRLSRQVPVLCKVAPSVANVHMEDIHRAGGIFGILGELDRAGLIDSTVPTIHSKSMKEALARWDVTQTNSESVHDFYRAAPGGVPSQVAFSQDRRWDDLDLDRENGVIRNADHAYSKDGGLAVLFGNIAEDGCIVKTAGVDESILKFTGPARIFESQDSAVSAILTGKVKEGDVVLIRYEGPRGGPGMQEMLYPTSYLKSKGLGKACALITDGRFSGGSSGLSIGHISPEAAEGGAIGLVEEGDTIVIDIPNRVMKVDLSDAVLAERRQAMEAKGADAWKPVEKRTRKITTALRAYAALTTSASKGAVREVK
- a CDS encoding GGDEF domain-containing protein; translated protein: MHLDTPTLFAAITVAYYTGALVMGIMAFALRSLPKHIRFGWAGWSVAMLLSGTCASLVGLRGTVPDFVSIAVANALMIFGFGIRPNALSLLNAERLRYPWLPFAATFGWIVLYQVPWFRDDLILRVLYVNIFSILAMALCIRECWFQHKAQFISSWFLIGVFGIDIMIRLNMIMMHLTIHFPNFKDAFQTTSLQFGMVALLVAVVFKIVGLGIAVFEKMKGQYQEQALVDALTGLPNRRAFETSTQGKLDAMKPDAMAYALVTLEIDGLQTKNDRFGHSMGEALMRLLGRICLETAPSRAQVGLIRQNQIALFVPDTDQTEASAIAKRISRTLTVESERAAGKKLTVTLSCGIFCGDATTAFDRALEVADHCLSKSRAHGGNQIVANNGQESGPLVPEIVLSPFATRQQASA
- a CDS encoding alkene reductase; protein product: MSEAKLFTPLKAGAIELKNRIVMAPLTRNRSRPEDDAPYDIHVDYYSQRAGAGLIVTEGSQISPQGKGYAWTPGIHSDAQIEGWKKVTDAVHAKGGRIVVQIWHVGRISHGSLQPNGEAPVAPSALAANSRTFDGTGFVETPTPRALEIDEIPGIVEDYRKAAANAIRAGFDGVEIHAANGYLIDQFLRDSSNKRTDAYGGSIENRTRFLNEVLEAVVSEIGADRTGIRFSPFSSANDISDSDPMALFGHAIDIVNGYGLAYLHLVEGQTGGPRDLPEGASLEALYGRFKGVRMGNNGYTRDMAIEAVETGKVDLVAFGKLFISNPDLVERLEANAPLNEWDQSTFYGGGREGYTDYPTLQETRAA
- a CDS encoding TetR/AcrR family transcriptional regulator; amino-acid sequence: MSSVKGGPKGHPGPGRPRCYDEAEVLDKALQVFWRQGYEATSVDDLTAAMGLSRSSFYSAFGSKQGVLIAVLQSYSHAALQALEQLAKGPRDQAVKAMLDALSGSSGGPRGCMLVNCITELAPHHEEVAELGRRHLERIEELFAKALSPDNPEVARDKARALAALAIGTLTLRKSGMPPESIATALEAARTILAT
- a CDS encoding pentapeptide repeat-containing protein; the encoded protein is MDDDTLTPEDKAELSEAAAKRLEFSTVTIGLILFMIGIAVGFPLAVIGTSFLTENAGILVSIILTLAGVIALLGTLILLFRRRILQFLFNVSATQLELFSRPLSETARSIMDKNPASAINSAEELTRLLLARWTWISTRRWLIGSLTGLIASLAALAGTALLFRQNELIAIQTTRLEQQNDLLVTQIELGEAQRTAGIVQGLLEIGDKLSQETEALKNDGRPGAFFKLDELTNGIRARIIAATQSARPYRYLQTSLVNANDTNALNMLAMSRRPEILRNPELVAELAGRRNRGILREYPVSPERGVILSMLYSAGILETELLSFFGADFSYSEVAIDTLNLMTFRFARLRFSSFEHMALNSVTFGGASLDKARFRNSVLTKCDFSSIPSDKVEPPYRGDPGMAYMPTTMAGVDFTDAVVLDADFTNVHALAMNFDGALVSNTTFNGADIGGSTFRNAILVSPDFTGAGLQSVDFDGAIVFGADFLEKAMSQAQEGTFKPERFEMAEITFGEVETHPRAVQIFSVPEELISGQKPFRIKRVKPFGE
- a CDS encoding LLM class flavin-dependent oxidoreductase, with amino-acid sequence MIPFSVLDLSPVPQGHTVRQALANTKDLAQHAESWGYKRYWLAEHHNMLGIASAATSVLIGHVAGATSTIRVGSGGVMLPNHAPLMIAEQFGTLAELYPDRIDLGLGRAPGTDMLTARALRRNMDQTDTFPQDVMELIGYLDDPVEGAKIRAVPGMGTKVPVWILGSSLYGAEMAAYYGLPYAFASHFAPAELSNASKIYRRKFQPSKFLDKPHFMMAVNVFAAATDAEGAYLRTSMQQAFINLRTGRPGPLPAPVADLESLVGPVAIEMVEDALRISAVGAPETVKNKLADLTSTYQPDEVIITGQIHDHASRLNSFRIAAQAMKELNAETV